One Nocardioides luti DNA window includes the following coding sequences:
- the edd gene encoding phosphogluconate dehydratase has product MTDSPAAAAPVPLHPVLTEVTARIVERSALGRAEYLRRIRAAADSGPARGQLACANLAHGFAASDAPTKQALRGGTKPNLAIVSSYNDMLSAHQPYRDVPEVLKKAVIRAGGIAQFAGGVPAMCDGITQGRDGMQLSLYSRDVIAMATAIALSHDMFDGALMLGVCDKIVPGLLIGALSFGHLPTVFVPAGPMASGLPNSEKARVRQLYAEGKAGREELLEAEAASYHSAGTCTFYGTANSNQLIMEVLGLHLPGSSFVNPGTPLREALTRAAAARATALTGAAGPGGTPGEERTPIGEIVDEKAVVNACVALLASGGSTNHTMHLVAIARAAGITLTWDDLSDLSAVVPLLSRMYPNGEADVNHFHAAGGIGFLVRTLLDAGLLHEDVRTVAGRGLRRYTTEPRLVGDDVVWSEGPSASLDTAVLRPVDAPFSPDGGLRMLAGPLGRAVIKTSAVKPEHRVVTAPAIVFEHQDELLAAFGAGELDGRDFVAVVRYQGPAANGMPELHKLTPALGVLQDRGQRVAVVTDGRMSGASGKVPAAIHVTPEAALGGPLCRVVDGDVITVDATTGMLDLAVEHDAFVRRPATGGAPQGADWAGTGRELFAAFRATVGTADTGASVFPAIDAPHQEVPVATHA; this is encoded by the coding sequence GTGACCGACTCCCCCGCCGCCGCGGCCCCCGTGCCGCTGCACCCCGTCCTCACCGAGGTGACCGCCCGGATCGTCGAGCGCTCCGCGCTCGGCCGCGCGGAGTACCTCCGCCGGATCCGGGCCGCCGCCGACTCCGGGCCGGCCCGGGGCCAGCTCGCCTGCGCCAACCTCGCCCACGGCTTCGCCGCCTCCGACGCGCCCACCAAGCAGGCGCTGCGGGGCGGCACGAAGCCCAACCTGGCCATCGTGTCGTCGTACAACGACATGCTCTCGGCGCACCAGCCCTACCGCGACGTGCCCGAGGTGCTGAAGAAGGCCGTCATCCGGGCCGGGGGCATCGCGCAGTTCGCCGGCGGCGTGCCGGCCATGTGCGACGGCATCACCCAGGGCCGCGACGGCATGCAGCTCTCGCTCTACAGCCGCGACGTGATCGCCATGGCGACCGCGATCGCGCTCTCGCACGACATGTTCGACGGCGCGCTGATGCTCGGCGTCTGCGACAAGATCGTGCCCGGCCTGCTCATCGGCGCGCTGTCCTTCGGGCACCTGCCGACCGTGTTCGTCCCCGCGGGGCCGATGGCGTCGGGCCTGCCGAACTCCGAGAAGGCGCGGGTGCGCCAGCTGTACGCCGAGGGCAAGGCCGGCCGCGAGGAGCTGCTCGAGGCCGAGGCCGCGTCGTACCACTCCGCCGGGACGTGCACGTTCTACGGCACCGCGAACTCCAACCAGCTGATCATGGAGGTGCTGGGGCTGCACCTGCCCGGCTCGTCCTTCGTGAACCCCGGCACCCCGCTGCGCGAGGCGCTGACGCGTGCGGCGGCCGCGCGGGCCACCGCCCTGACCGGCGCCGCCGGCCCCGGCGGCACCCCCGGCGAGGAGCGGACGCCGATCGGCGAGATCGTGGACGAGAAGGCGGTCGTCAACGCCTGCGTCGCGCTGCTCGCGAGCGGCGGCTCGACCAACCACACGATGCACCTCGTCGCGATCGCGCGAGCCGCGGGCATCACGCTGACCTGGGACGACCTGTCCGACCTGTCGGCGGTCGTGCCGCTGCTGAGCCGGATGTACCCCAACGGCGAGGCGGACGTGAACCACTTCCACGCCGCCGGCGGCATCGGCTTCCTCGTGCGGACCCTGCTGGACGCGGGTCTGCTGCACGAGGACGTCCGCACGGTGGCCGGCCGCGGGCTGCGGCGCTACACGACCGAGCCGCGCCTGGTGGGGGACGACGTCGTGTGGTCCGAGGGCCCGTCGGCCTCGCTCGACACCGCGGTGCTGCGACCGGTCGACGCGCCGTTCTCGCCCGACGGCGGCCTGCGGATGCTCGCCGGCCCGCTGGGCCGCGCGGTCATCAAGACCTCGGCCGTGAAGCCCGAGCACCGCGTCGTCACCGCGCCGGCGATCGTCTTCGAGCACCAGGACGAGCTGCTCGCGGCGTTCGGCGCCGGCGAGCTGGACGGGCGCGACTTCGTCGCCGTGGTCCGCTACCAGGGCCCGGCCGCCAACGGGATGCCCGAGCTGCACAAGCTCACCCCGGCGCTCGGCGTGCTGCAGGACCGGGGGCAGCGGGTCGCCGTCGTCACCGACGGACGGATGTCCGGCGCGTCCGGCAAGGTCCCGGCCGCCATCCACGTGACGCCCGAGGCGGCGCTGGGCGGGCCGCTCTGCCGGGTGGTGGACGGCGACGTCATCACCGTCGACGCCACGACCGGGATGCTCGACCTCGCCGTGGAGCACGACGCGTTCGTACGCCGTCCCGCGACCGGCGGCGCCCCGCAGGGCGCCGACTGGGCCGGGACGGGTCGCGAGCTGTTCGCGGCCTTCCGGGCCACGGTCGGCACCGCCGACACCGGCGCCAGCGTGTTCCCCGCGATCGACGCCCCGCACCAGGAGGTGCCCGTTGCCACCCACGCCTGA
- the eda gene encoding bifunctional 4-hydroxy-2-oxoglutarate aldolase/2-dehydro-3-deoxy-phosphogluconate aldolase: MPPTPDLLALVPVMPVVVIDDLAHAVPVARALVAGGLPAIELTLRTPVALDAIRAIADEVPEIAVGAGTIVTPAQARAAHDAGATFLVSPGATPSLLAAMAETGLPFLPGTATVSEVLAVLEAGFTSMKFFPAEASGGAAFLKSVASPVPAARFCPTGGITAATAPTYLALPNVGCVGGSWLTPADALAAGDWARVERLAADAAALALT; encoded by the coding sequence TTGCCACCCACGCCTGACCTGCTCGCGCTGGTCCCCGTCATGCCGGTCGTCGTCATCGACGACCTGGCGCACGCCGTCCCGGTCGCCCGCGCGCTCGTGGCCGGTGGCCTGCCGGCCATCGAGCTCACGCTGCGCACCCCCGTCGCGCTCGACGCGATCCGCGCGATCGCCGACGAGGTCCCCGAGATCGCCGTCGGCGCGGGGACGATCGTGACGCCTGCGCAGGCGCGGGCCGCCCACGACGCCGGCGCGACGTTCCTGGTGTCGCCGGGCGCGACGCCGTCGCTGCTCGCCGCGATGGCCGAGACCGGGCTGCCGTTCCTGCCGGGGACCGCGACCGTGTCGGAGGTGCTGGCGGTGCTGGAGGCCGGCTTCACCTCGATGAAGTTCTTCCCGGCCGAGGCGTCCGGCGGTGCCGCCTTCCTGAAGTCGGTCGCCTCCCCGGTGCCCGCCGCGCGCTTCTGCCCCACCGGCGGGATCACCGCGGCCACGGCTCCGACGTACCTCGCCCTCCCCAACGTCGGCTGCGTCGGCGGCTCCTGGCTCACCCCCGCCGACGCCCTCGCGGCCGGCGACTGGGCCCGCGTCGAGCGGCTCGCGGCGGACGCCGCCGCGCTGGCGCTCACCTGA